The genome window CTTTTTCCTTTTTCAGTTTTCCCAGGGGAAATTTGGTCGCGGCCAACCATTCCCCTGGAACCTGCTGGAGAAAATAACTCTGATCTTTCGTTTCATCCTCTCCCTGGCTGATTACCGGCTGAAAATTTCCCCAGCTTGCAAGCCTGACATAATGCCCGGTAGCCAGCCACCGGGCATTCAAGGTTTCAGCGGCCTGCCATAATAAAGCAAATTTCACCCGGGCATTGCAACGAATACAGGGATTAGGCGTTACCCCGTCAAGATATGATTCTGTCAGATAATCAATAACCTGTTGTTTAAAAAGCTCCCGAACTGTTATTATTTCTACCGGCAATGATAATGCATTGGCTGCCAGCATTACCCTTTGCCTGAACAAATCAGGAGCAATGGCTCCCATGTCCAAAGATACAAGTTGGACTTCATAACCTTCTTGGCGCAACAATAAAGCCGCAACAACGCTGTCAACGCCACCGCTGAAACCAACTGCAATTTTTTCACTCACGGGAAATAACTTACAATGAAGTTTTAAATACGGGGGACAGAATTGAATTCTGTTCCCAGAAAAACACGGGGATTACAAAGGTGAAATGCGCCATAGAGATTCCGCGGCTTCAACCAGGACATCAATAAACTGTCTGATTTCCGCATCCGTAGTCCAACGACCCAGACTGACTCGAATAGCACTCTGGGCTTCAGCTTCAGATACTCCCATAGCCCTCAACACCAGAGATCCCTTACCGTCTCTTGAAGCACAGGCTGAGCTGGTGGAAACAGCTATCCCCTGTAAGTCAAGATGCATTCTCAGCGACTCACCGTCAATGCCGGGCAGCGAAAAGTTGGTGGTATTGGGCAATCTTTCAACCCGACTGCCATGAAATACCACTCTTTGTAATTTTTCCACCAGTTCTGTTTCCAGATTACCGCGCAATTCAGCCAGTCGTTTTCTTTCCTTATCTAAACTCCCTGGTTCCAACAGACTGGCAGCCTTACCCACAGCCACAATATTGGCAACTGCCTCTGTTCCACTACGGCGGCCTTGTTCCTGCCCTCCACCATGAATAAGAGGCTCTAGATTCACGCCGGAGCGAACCCACAAGGCACCTACGCCTTTGGGAGCGTAAAATTTATGACCAGAGAGAGAAAACAGATCAACGCCCAGTGTATTCACATCCACAGGAATTTTACCCACTGCCTGGACAGCATCAGTGTGCAGCCGGATACCATGTGACCTGGTTACCCGAGAAATTTCTTCTATCGGGAAGATGACCCCGGTTTCATTGTTGGCCAGCATCAAAGAAACCAATACCGTTCGCTCAGTAATTGCCGCCTCAACCTGATCGGCAGATATCATGCCATCCCGATCAACATCGAGATAGGTGAAATCAACCCCCAGTTTTTCCAGGAAGGCGCAACAATTCAGGATCGCCGGATGTTCAACCGCGCTAGTTATCACATGAGCTTTGGTTAAATCCTGCTGAAAGCAAGACCATAAAGTTCCCTTGATGGCCAGATTGTCACTTTCAGAGCCACAACCAGTAAAAATAATCTCTTGAGAATCTCCGCCAATCAGGC of Pseudomonadota bacterium contains these proteins:
- a CDS encoding cysteine desulfurase family protein, producing MNIYLDYNGTTPVDPAVRDEMLPFLGDLYGNPSSTHWAGQAAREAIDSGREQLASLIGGDSQEIIFTGCGSESDNLAIKGTLWSCFQQDLTKAHVITSAVEHPAILNCCAFLEKLGVDFTYLDVDRDGMISADQVEAAITERTVLVSLMLANNETGVIFPIEEISRVTRSHGIRLHTDAVQAVGKIPVDVNTLGVDLFSLSGHKFYAPKGVGALWVRSGVNLEPLIHGGGQEQGRRSGTEAVANIVAVGKAASLLEPGSLDKERKRLAELRGNLETELVEKLQRVVFHGSRVERLPNTTNFSLPGIDGESLRMHLDLQGIAVSTSSACASRDGKGSLVLRAMGVSEAEAQSAIRVSLGRWTTDAEIRQFIDVLVEAAESLWRISPL